One Oncorhynchus kisutch isolate 150728-3 linkage group LG13, Okis_V2, whole genome shotgun sequence DNA window includes the following coding sequences:
- the LOC109902476 gene encoding cold-inducible RNA-binding protein B-like isoform X4, whose translation MSDEGKLFVGGLSFDTNEQSLEDVFSKYGQISEVVVIKDRETQRSRGFGFVTFENPDEAKDAMLAMNGKSLDGRQIRVDQAGKSGGGGRSGGGFRGGSSGGRGGGGGYFRGGRGGGGGRGGGERGYGGGRYDNRSGGSYGSDRGYYNKDRAQGGGYGDRSGGDEGGW comes from the exons ATGTCTGACGAAGGGAAGCTTTTTGTGGGTGGCCTGAGCTTTGACACTAATGAACAGTCATTAGAAGATGTGTTCTCCAAATATGGGCAAATATCTGAAG TTGTTGTAATTAAAGACAGGGAAACTCAGAGGTCCAGGGGCTTTGGTTTCGTCACCTTTGAGAACCCGGATGAGGCCAAGGATGCTATGCTGGCCATGAACGGCAAG TCACTTGACGGCAGACAGATCCGTGTCGACCAGGCTGGCAAGTCTGGCGGTGGTGGCAGGTCCGGGGGCGGATTCCGAGGGGGCTCGTCGGGTGgcagaggtggtggaggaggatacTTCCGTGGAggcagaggtggtggtggtggaagag GTGGTGGAGAGCGGGGATATGGCGGTGGACGTTACGACAACAGAAGTGGTGGCTCATACGGATCAGACCGAGGCTACTACAACAAAGACAG AGCGCAAGGAGGAGGATACGGAGATCGTTCTGGAG GTGACGAGGGCGGCTGGTAG
- the LOC109902476 gene encoding cold-inducible RNA-binding protein B-like isoform X3: MSDEGKLFVGGLSFDTNEQSLEDVFSKYGQISEVVVIKDRETQRSRGFGFVTFENPDEAKDAMLAMNGKSLDGRQIRVDQAGKSGGGGRSGGGFRGGSSGGRGGGGGYFRGGRGGGGGRGGRGFSRGGGERGYGGGRYDNRSGGSYGSDRGYYNKDRAQGGGYGDRSGGDEGGW, from the exons ATGTCTGACGAAGGGAAGCTTTTTGTGGGTGGCCTGAGCTTTGACACTAATGAACAGTCATTAGAAGATGTGTTCTCCAAATATGGGCAAATATCTGAAG TTGTTGTAATTAAAGACAGGGAAACTCAGAGGTCCAGGGGCTTTGGTTTCGTCACCTTTGAGAACCCGGATGAGGCCAAGGATGCTATGCTGGCCATGAACGGCAAG TCACTTGACGGCAGACAGATCCGTGTCGACCAGGCTGGCAAGTCTGGCGGTGGTGGCAGGTCCGGGGGCGGATTCCGAGGGGGCTCGTCGGGTGgcagaggtggtggaggaggatacTTCCGTGGAggcagaggtggtggtggtggaagagGTGGGCGTGGCTTCTCACGAG GTGGTGGAGAGCGGGGATATGGCGGTGGACGTTACGACAACAGAAGTGGTGGCTCATACGGATCAGACCGAGGCTACTACAACAAAGACAG AGCGCAAGGAGGAGGATACGGAGATCGTTCTGGAG GTGACGAGGGCGGCTGGTAG
- the si:ch211-212d10.1 gene encoding granzyme-like protein 2, whose protein sequence is MGIPLNLGTLVLMLIFYSEVHAGRIYGGKEAVPYSRPYMVLLERATTNILKPKNCAGFLVREDFVMTAAHCNGRSIKAKLGVHNVQQESAQEMFVKKAFPHPHYDNEEHDNDIMLLKLEKNVLVTNRVRPIGLPQTEDEEVPKDCLVSGWGFNIRGVNKGSSVLLDLNVTLVASQVCSDNHAFCSSGLNGPAQGDSGGPLVCNGMAYGVVSCSIDKLYIYTRIPDYLDWITNTMNN, encoded by the exons ATGGGCATTCCACTGAACCTGGGTACTCTGGTCCTAATGCTCATTTTCTACAGCGAAG TGCATGCAGGGCGCATCTATGGGGGCAAGGAGGCCGTGCCTTACAGTAGACCCTACATGGTCCTCCTGGAGAGGGCTACCACCAACATCCTGAAGCCCAAAAACTGTGCTGGCTTTCTAGTGAGAGAGGACTTTGTGATGACTGCTGCCCACTGCAATGGGAG ATCCATTAAGGCCAAGCTGGGAGTCCACAACGTGCAACAGGAAAGCGCTCAGGAAATGTTTGTGAAAAAGGCATTTCCACATCCACATTATGATAATGAAGAACATGATAATGATATCATGCTACTCAAG CTGGAGAAGAATGTGCTTGTCACCAACCGTGTGAGACCCATTGGCCTCCCGCAGACAGAAGATGAGGAGGTGCCCAAGGACTGTCTGGTGTCAGGCTGGGGCTTCAATATCAGGGGAGTAAACAAAGGATCCTCTGTGCTACTGGACCTCAACGTGACACTGGTTGCGAGTCAAGTATGCTCAGACAACCATGCGTTCTGCTCTTCAGGACTAAATGGACCTGCTCAG GGAGACTCCGGAGGTCCATTGGTCTGTAACGGTATGGCCTATGGGGTGGTGTCCTGCTCTATAGACAAACTCTACATTTACACGCGCATCCCTGACTACCTGGACTGGATCACCAACACCATGAATAATTGA